The DNA sequence CCCAGTTTTCTTGCAAATGCAATTCCGTTTTTTCGTTTTCCCAGCTTTCCCTTCCATCCCTCTCCTCGTCCCACATTTCAATACTATTTATCTCCTCCTCTTCCCAATCTTCCTTAGCATTGTTCAAATCATCTTTCCAATTTTCCCTGGGGTCATACTTTTCTCCTTCTTCGGTTCCCATTAGATTGTCATTCTCTGAATCCCACATTTCTCCACAATTGACCTGTGCCTCTTGACagctttgtttttccaaattttcttgtcCAATGGTATTTTCCTCTTTCGAGATCCTTCTCTTATCAAACCCTTTGTTATCCCCACTGCTAAATTCCTCCTCCCAGTTTTCTCTGTCATCGTTCGTTTCCATTTCccaattttcatttgctttaccGTTTCCATGTTGTTTTTCCACAGCATTATGTTCGTCTTGTGATTTGAAAGATTCCATTTCTTCCCACTGTGGCACGAATTCCTCGTGTTCCTGATTTTGCTTTTCAGATTCACTCCGAGGAACCTTGTTCCAGTAGTTGCGCCGCTTTCCTTGATGTTTTCGATCTAGAAGGCGCTTCTGTCGTGCCAATTCTGGAAAATAATCTGTTGAAATACGAGGAAATAAACAGCGAGTTTCTCTTCGTTGCAGGGCTGACTAGGGATCATCCAACGGTCCTaacatcagcttttcaatcttttgacagtggtaatttgacctttaacAACTAGCTTGATAAAATCTTATCTTCTAGTTTCACTTAATTTCTTCACCGACAAAACACGTTTTCAGAAACTAGAATCTTACATCGATTATTCAACAACCGATCAGTCCGCTTAAGCTGCATTTTTGAAGCAGGcttcttcttcactttcaaagaaacaaattgttGCCGGGAGGGATCAGACACGAGAAAGAAGAGTCCAGCAGGACTGCGTGAAGCGAGGGAAAGACACTAGCAGGCATGATAACAAGTTTCGTTCACAAGAAGAGGTCGAAACTAGTGACAACAGCCATAATAACACAACCAAGAACTAACGAGAAAATCTCATAAGTGACTTCAATACTGCTCAGTACATAACAAGTTCTTCATGACACAAGACACTTTCTGACCGCGCGATCGAAATCCTACACTCGTATGGGAAGCAGTATTAGTGTCAATTAAGAGAGCACTATCCAAGTTTTGAAGAACTGGGACCAGgaccataaaaaaaagaaaatggctaAAGAAAATCATATTGGGGAGCCATTATCACACTGTTGCCAGGGAGAAAATACATTTATGATACTTACGAGAGGCTAAAGCGTCTTTTGCTGCTGCCATTTCTGCTTGTTGAATGCTGCAAGAGCGAAATTAAGTCTAGTTAAGAATTCTTAAACATATCAGCATCCCCACCGTGATCTGTAGCACCCTTTGCGCCTTCTGTTGCCATGATAGTGAACAATGCAAAATCACTGATGCAGAATTGCAAAATCATTAAGAAACAGGCCCAAGCCTTTGTGTcagaaatgaataaacttgACCCTCTCCACAttggattttaaattttaagacCTGATTGTGTTTCAAGAAAACCTACCTTTTGCCAGCACCAGAGCCCAGTCGCCTGTTCTTGAGGTAAACGGCAACTGTTGAAGAGAGAACTTCGTCACAAAGAAGACTTAAACCGAGAATCAATACCTGATCGAGTTCCCCCCTCCctttttttcaaccaacaGGAATGATGGAAGATTACAATTCGCAAAGACTTTTCACGCAGATTTTGATCACCAGTGGTGAGGACACATCACAACGTTCAGCCTTGAATCGTAACTTTAAAAGTTGAATTAATCGTTAAAACAGAGCAACACCAAGCCATTTCTAAAATGagtgaaaatttaaatacaaaggaaGGCTTCACTAAGTTGCcttttgatagaaactttTGAGTAAAGTACCTGCATAGTGTTTGTGATGTGCTGGTCCTTTGTTTTGCAATATTCTACAAAGAAAATATCCCAAACAATTACAACCCAAGAACAAGTCATTGTCAACGTTAACAtaagcgaccttcagattagAATGCGAGGATGACTGCGAGTACGAGTTTTACATACTGAGCATGCGCTTTAAggtttgggggggggggggcgagATTTTTCGAAGTGCCCttgctcagaacttaaaactgaTACTCGTAGTCATCCTCTTACTCCAACCTGAAGGTCGCTACTGAATCTAGAAGGACGGCGAAAACAACGCAGACTCATGATAACGTTGAGGAAGACGACAGAGAAAAGGATGGAAAAGCTGGATATGACCTGGATCGAAGGAAATGCAGCAGCAGCGGAGATACCAATGTCGAAAAAGTATGTAGAGAACTTATGCGGCGCAACTGGCGTGAAGAAAATAGGTGAGCAGGTGATCAATGAAATTTGGAGCATCTGTTGTCAAGAGTAATCTAGTAGCTCTTCCAGGCCTCTATTTTCACTGGTTCCCATGACCTGTAGCTTTTATTGTAATCAGAGTAAGAGGTATTATTTGTGCTGTATAATCTATTCTTTTGCTCTCCAATGACAGGCCCTGTCTGGAAGGGTACAGGGCCTCTCGTTGCAAAAGACAACACCCTGTTAATCTATTTATCAAAGATTGGTAAGTTAGCCTCACTTGTATTGTGGTAGATCAGGAGTCTTGCCCTCCTCACGAGAAGTCAGACAACATTGCTGTAACTGCGATTTGGCGTCCATCCAGTCCTGATTAATGATGAACTCCTGACGAGAAATCAAATTGacaagaaaattattgtttgctaGTGGCTTTTATCAAACACTATCCTCAATTAAGGCTACTTTTAGCGTTGCTTATCAACCAAGAATGGTAACTTAAAAAGGAAACGCGTTCACCCTTAAATTATCATCGACACAAGTCATTGCAGATAGTTTTTATCATAAATTGCTCGTGGCACAAATAGCAACCAGGTTGAGGCACAGATGTGTAGAGGATTGGCGTCACGCAACAAGAGCCTGGGGAGCCAGGAAGCCAATAAAATACGAAAGAAATTTAATATGTATACACGAAACACGAACCTCGAGGCGAGGAAAGAGACAGACTCGACAAAGTACTTCCACATGTTTAAGACCTTTGTCCACGTACAAAGCCGCCACGAAGGCTAAAAAGAGAACAATAAAGTTTTTTATGGTATAATTTTGCCTTTCTGTAATACTCACTCTTTGAAACTGCACCCAGACGAAAATTACCTTCTAATATATCAGCAAGAAGTTTTTCACGAAAAACCTTCATTTCAACCTGTGGCAAAAAGAAGGGAAAGGAAGAGAGAAAATACGGAAAccactgttttttttcctgagcATTGAATGCAAGTTTGTGATTATCTAGTATTCATATCTGTCAATCAAGTGTATGTTGGCGGCGCGCGTTTTCCTGCCTCTTTTGTCGGTAGTTTCCTTATTTTCTTATGATTATGACCTGATTGGCTGATTTGATCTGACACACCTTAGCTCCAAAGTTGATGAGCTTGTCAAGACCCAGTTCCCGGGAAAGCTTTGCCTGGACTCGATGGTTGACCAGAGAACTCCGCAACAGCTAATTTGAACACAAGGAAATCGTTCAGTTTATAAACATCAAACGGAAGCTTACAGCTTTACCCGCAACTAAAAAATGGCACAAATTATACCCAATTTTAAACGACATTTTATGAGCGGACAAGTGTGAGTTAAGAACTACTGGTATAAAGCAATTTATGTATGCCTACCGTAAGGTGTCCTTCGTGATGTTCTGGAAAATGCCTGAAGAGGTATACGGAGACAACGAATTGCAGCACAGAGTCTCCGAGGAATTCCATTCGCTGGTTACTGCCACTGAagtgaagaaatgaaaaatatggaaaatgtcaaaaatgaaccTCGACTGCCATGGTTCAGATCACGAGACTGAAAAAAACCGTATATTCACCTTTCATCAAGGTGGTAAGTAGAGCGTTAGCGGAAACTCCGCCTAAAGCGTTCATTAGAAAAGAAAGGACCCTCCTCAATGGCATTTGAAATAAGGCTTTCTGTTCAACCAACGACGGCAAATAAATATGGAATCAGAAGAAGGTGGTAACTTGCGTGTTCCGACGTGAGTGTCACAAATAgattatttctttaaattcGTCAAGAATGCGGGACCTGAGGTTGACTTTACGCAGGCCGATTgctttttaatgaaaaaaaagttcaatgtGATTGAAAACTTACAGAGTCAGATTGTTGTAGCCGACTTGTGCATGAGTGAAAGCACGTGCTAACAAGCTAATATGTGTGAACTCGATTCCACTCATTTGCTCAAACTCCTGCAATTTCTgatgcaacaaaaacaagataaaaatgTTAGTCTGTCATAACGAAACAAACCCAGTGAAGACCCACCACAAGAAATCAAAGGAACCTGAGGGTCAACTCGTGAAGGCAAATTACCAAATTACATCACTGCTACGGTGTGGgatataaaatttaattgccTTGATATGACGGCGGTGAGAGGCAGGCCAATTCGCAGCTAACTAGCGCAACAGAGGAGTTGCACAGAATAGCTCCAGCTAGTGGTCAAAGCGGAACTTCCACACAGGATCACGGGACATAAGGCCCTGCAGTGCATTCCAACCACTTCAGGCAGGGCAAACGTGGGAATCAGAGGACATAGAAAAACgcagagagaaaacaaaatcagaaCCTGAAGAAGTTCTGAGGACGCGATCAGGTGCCTGTCACCATCTGGCTGGCGAGCCTGCAAATAGAAGAATCAAATGTTAAACTACGTAAATTAACCCGCTTGAGAGAGATCAATGAGGGTCTCACGGAAAACGATGCACTCTAAAAATCAATACTAAGCAAGATATGAGTGAGTTGTTCTACACTCTTTCAATATCGTTGATCTGCTTAGTGCTGATAGGACGAAATCGCTCTTGACCAGCTTACAAATGAAAGGGtacccaccctggtcagatcagaatttttctctgtccttaaGTGGACACATTTCTATAACTAGGGTTATCGTTCAGGTAGAAATTAGGAAATATAGCACTACACCCTCTAAGAGTCTCTTCAGATTTCAAATGGCTTGAAAGCTACGTGAGAGAGAAGTGTAGTGCGCATTCACATAGTTATAGGGAGAAAtatgcatttttcttttgcgaTCAAGGACAAAGTACggcaaaattttcatttcgcaattAACAAGCAAACACCTACCTGTAAGGGATGCTTAGGAAGATTTGTCCAGACGTCTCTTAGTTCCTAAACAAAgtacaaattcatgtaaccatgtcaaataaaaaaacatatGGACCTTCCCCAGCCTTAGTGgtaattttttgcaaaatcctGCTGGGTATCAAGTGGCCTTTTCAGTTCCGACAATTTCAGCTAAAGCGATTCCAGCACGGTTTGTGAGCTCAACAACCAGGCGCTATTCGAGGAACGAGCCCGCGGATACGTAATCCAGGCAAAAGGAAATACCTTCAAGAAGATATTATGCAACCACAACAGAACTGGAAATACAGCCGCGCAGAATAAACTCGAAAGCGACCGGAAACACAATTAGGATCAGTAATTGACAAGTAATCAGGCTAAAAACATCAGGGTGACTGAAACAAACCTCGTCGTCAAAGGTTAGTTTAGTAAATAGTTCTGTAGCTGGTTTTAATCCACCTTCAAGGTATATCGCCCCTaatgaggaaaaagaaaataaaagatttcACTTATGCTCAGCAAATGTAATATTTCACGACAGTCCATACAAACCCAGCAACCTTAAAAACTAACCCAGTATAGCTTCAAAGCAGTTCGCCATGGCATGTTTGAGGTCTTCTTCCAAACACAAGTCAGGGCTAAGAAACAGAAACCGAAAAATTCAGAATTCGTCAAATGGATCAAGATGGGAAAAGTGTCAATAAAGACAGGACCTACCCGTGCGAGTACTGCATGAAATCCGACAAGCCTAATTTCTggtgacgaaaaaaaaaatcttgatgtaAATTTGATTTAGATAAAGCTGGGACGGACTGAGGATCTCTTTTCTGACCCAGGAACCTCCCCTCCTCTTCCCCCGCAATAAAAATGACCTTAACAAATTGGCAATATGCTGAGGAGGACACATGcagagatgaaggtgaagcgaTCACGATTTGGTCACctaacatttcttttgtaaacaaGGTTTCTGCACGTAGTGCTTGCCTATATTCACCTGTGCCAGTTGAGCCAGATGCTTGTTTTGTACGAGAGCTGAGCGGTACATGGCCAATGCTCCTTCTGATTTGCACGGCAGCATGAAATACAAGTGAGCactaataaaaacaacaagatgGGTTTCATGACGCAGGTCAATAATGAGTTACTTTATCcaatgggttttttttttggtatgaATCCGCAGAAGTTTCGACATTTGAGCCCACAATCACCGCTGCCACTTGGACAGCGGACAGCAAGAAAGGTTAGGTAGATACTACTTAGGTACTTCTCTGTTTGCATAACCATGTATAGCTTAGTGTAGTGTAAGTGATATATATAAAAACATAATTTGGTATGCATTGATACCTGAAATATTCCGGGACAATATGAGTCCCCATACGCACCTTATCTATCTCAAGAGATAGTTATTTTACAGTGACATTAATGGACGATACCTGCAAATTAGTTCCAAGACAGCATCCCCAAGAAATTCAAGTCGCTCATTGTGACGAATCCTACAAAGGGAAACATAGAATtgtacaaaaataactttggcCTTACGTGTTTCAATACGGCACTTTTCCTCGAGGCGCGCATCAGGCATTGCAAAATGCATGCAGTTGGATGTAAGTAATAACATGTTTATCTGATGCTCTCGTAAGCAGTGAGCTGTGCTTGAGAAAAACCTTTGCGCAATTGCTCCCAAACGACTTTTTGCCGCGGCTCTGTCTACGCAGCTAAACTAAGAATACCTCTCTGCAGAGCTGTCTCCATGATTCAACAGCGATTGTATAAGGATTTCAACCTCTACTTATTTTCTTCCTTGTGGTGCGTTTTTAACTGTCTACTCTACCTTTCTAATTTAATCTTTGTCTTGTTCGCTCCTATTAGTTTCCTGGATGTGCTTTCAGCCTTGGCTAGAGCGCCATTATTGTCAGCAAAACTGAGGGTTAGCAAGCGTTAGTACGATGAATAGAGACGTTTTGCAAGTTAACTTTAAgtggaaaactgaaaataaaggCAATGGCATTTgatcattttttaaaaagaagcCATTAACACCATTATCTTCTGTAGCTTTCCGCTCGAAGGGGATTTGTCAAAAGGAATTCACAATATTGCTTtgagtatatatatatatatatatatatatatatatttggtCATCGTGCAATCTGCGCTGCCAATTTCGTGCAAATGCACGATTGACATCACGCATTTTTCTGTGCATGCTTTTGTCCTGCATCATGATAGGTTCATCCGATTGTTTGTGTCtcttttgattggtcaaactGTGATGACTATGGTTTTGGTCTCACAGCATTTCGCTTAAAGACCATGATGGGTGTCATTAGAAGATATGAAAATAGCCATTGAAAACTGTTAGTTGCGTGACATTATGCCCCTTAAATGAAAGGTCATCTTGGAACAACTTGGTTGAACGGGTAAGTTGTCCAATACGACAAAACTTTGGCAATTGAAAAAGAACTCGGCATCGAACTGGCAAAAGACGGGAACAGCGGCATCTAAAGGTAGGAACAAGAGAGCTGCAAGGGCAAAGAAGACTCGTTACAGACGCGGACAGTGAATGGGAGCACACACAGACACGCACACGCGCACACATTCTTCTAGGTATTTCAATTTGTAAATTAGCACAACTTACATGGACTGATGTTCCTCCATTTTTCCAAGGTTTGACATGACGCGAATCAGCTGAGTGatacctgaaaaaaagaagaaggagatACGTCCAGAATTGCAAGTAATTAAGCACACGCCTCTAAGTGTTTGGCTTGGTCTAAGTCTAAGAGCAAAACACCCTCGGGCTTTTTACGATTAGTTAAACGACAAGGGTGAGAGGATACTTCGTGACGAATTGCGTGCATTTCTGGAGCTATTTCGGTTCCAAATGACGAATGGAATGGAAACCTGAGTGGCCAGTGAGATTAACCTGCGCGTGCGTGGAGTTCAAATTCCGCAAGCAAAGCACGTGACTACTGGACAGAAGTGAGACTAAAAGTAGCCAAATGCCACGAAGAGCCAGAGTTCAATTCTCGTTCCCAGCTGTCTCTCTGTAACCCGGGAAGAGGTGGATATGAAGTGCAAGATGATGAAAAATCTCTATTTCCGTTGGCTCTAAAACATGCAAGGGTTCACGAGCGACGAAGGCACTTTGTCATGTTAAGGAGATCTAGTTTTGAGAAACTCCCGCGCTAACTGGGCGTCGAACCAATGACATTCCGCTTACAATTCCGCACGTTCAACAACCGAGTTCTAGAAAACTCATAGGAGCAAGACCATCAAGCTATCATCAATCCCACCTGTTGTGTTGCACAAACATTTCTGTCCATTCCAGTTACGGTGATATTTACCCGACAGTGAAAGGCAAAGTGCTTGGATCAGGCTGGGTAGTTATGGGTGTGTTGCCGGTACCGATCATTGTGGGCACAAATCAGCGAGCTTATTTAGAAACAAGACGGGAACGTCAGATGACGACGGGAGGGCGCGCGGAGTTTGGATTCTCTTCttatttgaccatatttgggtatttgtacCGCGCGGACCTTCGTCGAGTGACGTTCCCGTTGTCTTGCTAATTCAGTCGATTGAGAGAAAGGTAACTCGCGCTTGAGAGGATCGAAGATAAAAGGGAACCTTTGGTAataaacgagttgatgaaggtCA is a window from the Acropora palmata chromosome 1, jaAcrPala1.3, whole genome shotgun sequence genome containing:
- the LOC141870675 gene encoding ribonuclease 3-like isoform X2 produces the protein MELHSAFEKEILNMTPLEQTDSDTESIITKGSQQKNIGDSDMDSLIESEDDDNGSLAKSRLRLFPSDDEGTSDEDSSGIESRTLSDSDNDDDDDSNAEGGMTDDDLDDDRHEGCHKGPSVAEIRKRKMEDPRRLHPELWFNEIGETNDGPVCRCSSVDKQRGIRHGVYPGETAIKLCDPLTNNSDKVHHYWITVTPHTNFMTSNPSVIHAEGKDYTFEGFSMFSHHPLEKVPLCSVIRFNIEYTLHIVSQPIPESFCMKDLDLFSKFLFYQVLELADWNFNGNIDDSCQRYHFMPRFVHRSTHKYDSKKCHELLAMNHVLSHIISSAQPLVQLNHFDLSEEKWEEYSKSCMNFIVMNPAKKPGAIRVDNLRFSKADKDESSKGKEYPNIIHHSIRPVQMSFAGDPKYQKLLRTHNKLRNLISNTPAPSRKNQDKLVKLKIELEKMRLKSSMRRDTVVEISSKGMIKTGLKSDICQHALLLPVIVHHVRYHQCLHSLDKKVGYVFKNRALLQLALTHPSYYLNFGLNPDHARNSLTNCGVKKPRYGDWKVRHLHTRKKGITQLIRVMSNLGKMEEHQSMIRHNERLEFLGDAVLELICSAHLYFMLPCKSEGALAMYRSALVQNKHLAQLAQKLGLSDFMQYSHGPDLCLEEDLKHAMANCFEAILGAIYLEGGLKPATELFTKLTFDDEELRDVWTNLPKHPLQARQPDGDRHLIASSELLQKLQEFEQMSGIEFTHISLLARAFTHAQVGYNNLTLGSNQRMEFLGDSVLQFVVSVYLFRHFPEHHEGHLTLLRSSLVNHRVQAKLSRELGLDKLINFGAKVEMKVFREKLLADILEAFVAALYVDKGLKHVEVLCRVCLFPRLEEFIINQDWMDAKSQLQQCCLTSREEGKTPDLPQYKILQNKGPAHHKHYAVAVYLKNRRLGSGAGKSIQQAEMAAAKDALASHYFPELARQKRLLDRKHQGKRRNYWNKVPRSESEKQNQEHEEFVPQWEEMESFKSQDEHNAVEKQHGNGKANENWEMETNDDRENWEEEFSSGDNKGFDKRRISKEENTIGQENLEKQSCQEAQVNCGEMWDSENDNLMGTEEGEKYDPRENWKDDLNNAKEDWEEEEINSIEMWDEERDGRESWENEKTELHLQENWEEELIDKMKN